The proteins below are encoded in one region of Lagenorhynchus albirostris chromosome 7, mLagAlb1.1, whole genome shotgun sequence:
- the PIERCE1 gene encoding piercer of microtubule wall 1 protein isoform X2 produces MSEEDPQGCAEQEVPKAKAPPEKTSDYYRVSEDLPARFNNPAWFRGYRTKEPPSVYRTSNQAYGSRAPTVHEMPVFYPNSYKFSRQVAAGGMFQNNTFNVSMEKSIVTGPDNYITFYDRLNFHPSYRVSKPSICD; encoded by the exons ATGTCCGAGGAGGACCCCCAGGGATGCGCGGAGCAGGAGGTGCCCAAGGCCAAGGCCCCGCCGGAGAAAACCAGCGACTACTACCGCGTGAGCGAGGACCTGCCGGCCAGGTTCAACAACCCGGCTTGGTTTCGGGGCTACAG GACCAAGGAGCCCCCCTCAGTGTACAGGACCAGTAACCAAGCGTATGGGAGCAGAGCACCCACCGTGCACGAGATGCCG GTATTTTATCCAAATTCGTATAAATTTTCTAGACAAGTTGCAGCTGGTGGAATGTTCCAGAACAATACTTTCAACGTCTCCATGGAGAAGAGCATTGTGACGGGTCCGGACAACTACATCACCTTCTACGACCGGCTCAACTTCCACCCCAGCTACAGGGTCAGCAAGCCGTCCATCTGTGACTGA
- the PIERCE1 gene encoding piercer of microtubule wall 1 protein isoform X1, with protein MSEEDPQGCAEQEVPKAKAPPEKTSDYYRVSEDLPARFNNPAWFRGYRTKEPPSVYRTSNQAYGSRAPTVHEMPKVFYPNSYKFSRQVAAGGMFQNNTFNVSMEKSIVTGPDNYITFYDRLNFHPSYRVSKPSICD; from the exons ATGTCCGAGGAGGACCCCCAGGGATGCGCGGAGCAGGAGGTGCCCAAGGCCAAGGCCCCGCCGGAGAAAACCAGCGACTACTACCGCGTGAGCGAGGACCTGCCGGCCAGGTTCAACAACCCGGCTTGGTTTCGGGGCTACAG GACCAAGGAGCCCCCCTCAGTGTACAGGACCAGTAACCAAGCGTATGGGAGCAGAGCACCCACCGTGCACGAGATGCCG AAGGTATTTTATCCAAATTCGTATAAATTTTCTAGACAAGTTGCAGCTGGTGGAATGTTCCAGAACAATACTTTCAACGTCTCCATGGAGAAGAGCATTGTGACGGGTCCGGACAACTACATCACCTTCTACGACCGGCTCAACTTCCACCCCAGCTACAGGGTCAGCAAGCCGTCCATCTGTGACTGA
- the MRPS2 gene encoding small ribosomal subunit protein uS2m yields MVPGSVLPRLLGAGVRRWPLQLHLVQTATPGPVGPSGRTLGSAVASAAREPERSSDLNERILSEPLKHLDFFNVKELFSVRSLFDARVHLGHKAGCRHRFMEPYIFGSRLDQDIIDLEQTATHLQLALNFTAHVAYRKGIILFVSRSRQFSHLIENVAQDCGEYAHTRYFKGGLLTNAPLLLGPSVRLPDLIIFLHTLNNVFEPHIAVRDAAKMNIPTVGIVDTNCNPSLITYPVPGNDDSPPAVQLFCRLFQTTINRAKEKRKQVEALYRLQGQEGAKGRGAADPPSPGVQAELDLGHSP; encoded by the exons ATGGTACCCGGCTCGGTCTTACCCCGGCTGCTCGGCGCAG GTGTCCGGCGCTGGCCGCTCCAGCTGCACCTCGTCCAGACGGCGACCCCGGGCCCGGTGGGACCGAGCGGCAGGACACTGGGGAGCGCCGTGGCCTCCGCGGCCCGGGAGCCCGAGCGCAGCAGCG ATCTGAACGAGAGGATCCTGAGCGAGCCCCTCAAGCACTTAGACTTCTTCAATGTCAAGGAATTGTTTTCTGTAAGAAGTCTCTTCGATGCCCGGGTGCACCTGGGACACAAAGCTGGCTGTCGGCACAG GTTCATGGAGCCGTATATCTTCGGGAGCCGCTTGGACCAGGACATCATTGACCTGGAACAGACGGCGACGCACCTGCAGCTGGCCTTGAATTTCACGGCCCATGTGGCCTATCGCAAGGGCATCATCCTGTTTGTGAGCCGCAGTCGGCAGTTCTCACACCTGATCGAGAACGTGGCCCAGGACTGCGGGGAATACGCCCATACCCGCTACTTCAAGGGCGGCCTGCTGACCAACGCGCCCCTCCTCCTGGGCCCCAGCGTCCGCCTGCCAGACCTCATCATCTTTCTGCACACGCTCAACAACGTCTTTGAGCCCCACATAGCCGTGAGGGACGCGGCCAAGATGAACATCCCCACTGTGGGCATCGTGGACACCAACTGCAACCCATCCCTCATCACGTACCCCGTCCCGGGCAATGACGACTCGCCCCCGGCCGTCCAGCTCTTCTGCAGGCTCTTCCAGACCACCATCAACCGGGCCAAAGAGAAGCGCAAGCAGGTCGAGGCCCTGTACCGACTGCAGGGCCAGGAGGGCGCCAAGGGCCGCGGTGCAGCCGACCCTCCTTCCCCGGGAGTGCAGGCCGAGCTGGACTTGGGTCATTCCCCTTGA
- the LOC132523249 gene encoding ral guanine nucleotide dissociation stimulator-like: MPGSDLERRAHLLLAQLERTELTKAEPEGEERGRCWARRSPRGCLGPPTWGPLAGRRPVSDPGWSLCKRPRAVSFACKGTCVRQARGSPPAPSLPSQDLELAPAPAPVQSEDLDPAAEAATELKPDPELEAFPSVAGGTP, from the coding sequence ATGCCCGGCTCCGACCTGGAGCGCCGCGCCCACCTTCTCCTGGCCCAGCTGGAGCGCACAGAGCTCACCAAGGCAGAGCCGGAGGGTGAGGAGCGGGGTCGGTGCTGGGCACGCAGGAGCCCCCGGGGCTGCCTCGGACCGCCCACGTGGGGACCGCTGGCGGGGAGACGTCCTGTCTCAGATCCTGGCTGGAGCCTCTGTAAAAGGCCGCGGGCTGTTTCCTTTGCTTGCAAAGGCACGTGTGTGAGGCAGGCACGTGGATCTCCTCCTGCACCTTCACTGCCATCTCAGGATCTAGAACTGGCTCCAGCACCAGCCCCTGTGCAATCTGAAGACCTAGATCCAGCTGCAGAAGCAGCAACAGAACTAAAGCCAGATCCAGAGCTGGAGGCGTTTCCATCAGTGGCTGGAGGGACACCTTGA